From the genome of Dickeya aquatica, one region includes:
- the pstA gene encoding phosphate ABC transporter permease PstA translates to MKRWLATGTPWVWLTASAITFSLVAMAAVFTLLISQSARYLWPQPVWLFSQLDAQGAVQQWLGERYDAYPLTHQQLRDAGIANAPPEGATRYLVKTGWRERYGQSFQALLSHTITEMRQPAEVLAVRRASNGMAYGYLDGMTEDGQPLVSDNLPAVLQQRIMRVHEWMTLAQDVRLNEMSRLNQRFDDLRQQEARLRRENRLDSQAQARLKAGRSELERHFDTLNQQLLSLNTDINRTALVLRDAQGLRHTIPVSMIERAWYPNRLSLAEKARQALDVLGTMLTRFAPDDSSPGQLFPAIFGTVLLVLLMSVIVMPLGVVAAVYLHEYADNNSLTRWVRIAVANLAGVPSIVYGVFGLGFFVYLVGGTLDQWFYAQSLPNPTLGTPGLLWASLTLALLTLPVVIVSTEEGLSRIPVALRHGSLALGATRAETLWRVVLPMAVPSMMTGLILAIARAAGETAPLMLVGVVKSVPALPVDAFFPYLHLERKFMHLGFQIYDLAFQSPDEEAARPLVYITALLLVLIVVALNLAAIGIRHVLREKYRAMSL, encoded by the coding sequence ATGAAGCGCTGGCTGGCAACCGGGACGCCCTGGGTGTGGTTAACGGCATCGGCCATCACGTTTAGCCTGGTCGCAATGGCGGCGGTGTTCACCTTGCTGATAAGCCAGAGCGCTCGTTACCTGTGGCCGCAGCCGGTGTGGCTGTTTAGTCAGCTTGATGCACAGGGGGCAGTGCAGCAATGGTTAGGGGAGCGTTACGATGCATACCCGCTGACACATCAGCAACTGCGGGATGCCGGAATAGCCAACGCACCGCCAGAAGGCGCAACCCGCTATCTGGTGAAAACCGGCTGGCGTGAGCGCTATGGGCAGAGTTTTCAGGCGCTGTTATCCCATACCATCACCGAGATGCGCCAGCCCGCCGAGGTGTTGGCTGTGCGCCGGGCAAGCAACGGTATGGCTTACGGTTATCTGGATGGCATGACGGAAGACGGGCAGCCGCTGGTGTCGGATAATTTGCCCGCCGTCTTACAGCAACGCATCATGCGGGTTCATGAATGGATGACGCTGGCGCAAGACGTGCGTCTTAACGAGATGAGCCGGCTGAATCAGCGTTTTGACGATTTACGTCAGCAAGAAGCGCGCTTACGGCGGGAAAATCGGCTGGATTCTCAGGCACAGGCGCGCCTGAAAGCCGGGCGCAGCGAGCTTGAACGCCACTTTGATACGCTTAATCAGCAACTGCTGTCACTCAATACGGATATCAACCGAACGGCGCTGGTGCTGCGTGATGCGCAGGGGCTGCGCCATACCATACCGGTAAGTATGATTGAGCGCGCCTGGTATCCGAACCGGCTATCTTTGGCTGAAAAAGCCCGTCAGGCGCTGGACGTGCTGGGCACCATGCTGACCCGGTTTGCCCCGGATGACAGCAGCCCAGGGCAACTGTTCCCGGCCATTTTTGGCACCGTGCTGCTGGTGCTGCTGATGTCGGTGATTGTCATGCCATTAGGGGTGGTCGCGGCGGTCTATTTGCATGAATATGCCGATAACAATAGCCTGACTCGCTGGGTCCGAATTGCGGTGGCGAATCTGGCGGGGGTGCCGTCGATTGTTTACGGCGTCTTTGGGTTGGGGTTTTTTGTCTATCTGGTTGGCGGAACGCTCGATCAGTGGTTTTATGCGCAATCGTTGCCGAACCCGACGCTCGGGACGCCGGGGCTGCTATGGGCCTCGCTGACGCTGGCGTTACTGACATTGCCGGTGGTTATCGTCTCAACCGAAGAGGGCTTATCGCGTATTCCCGTCGCCCTGCGACACGGGTCGCTGGCGCTAGGCGCAACGCGTGCAGAGACGCTGTGGCGCGTGGTGTTGCCAATGGCTGTCCCGTCAATGATGACCGGGCTTATTCTGGCCATTGCCCGAGCCGCGGGAGAGACGGCTCCGCTGATGCTGGTCGGGGTGGTGAAATCGGTTCCTGCCTTGCCGGTGGATGCTTTTTTCCCTTATCTCCATCTGGAGAGGAAATTTATGCATCTAGGGTTTCAGATTTACGATCTGGCGTTTCAAAGCCCGGATGAGGAAGCGGCGCGCCCGCTGGTGTATATCACCGCATTGCTGCTGGTGCTGATAGTGGTGGCGCTCAATCTGGCGGCTATCGGTATTCGCCATGTGCTGCGCGAAAAATACCGGGCCATGTCACTCTGA
- the pstB gene encoding phosphate ABC transporter ATP-binding protein PstB has protein sequence MLKQREPQPVMDVHHLPDEHTALAVDGLNLYYGSKQALCDISVRIPKHRVTALIGPSGCGKSTLLRCFNRMNDLVDHCRIEGDICLQGMRINDPALEVSTLRRRVGMVFQRPNPFPKSIYENVIYGLRLQGVKARRLLDETVESALRSAALWHEVKDRLGDNALTLSSGQQQRLVIARAIAIEPEVLLLDEPTSALDPISTLVIEELMGALKHRFTLVLVTHNMQQAARVSDYTAFIHHGRLIEYNETDRLFTAPSDRRTEDYITGRFG, from the coding sequence ATGCTGAAACAACGAGAACCACAGCCAGTAATGGATGTTCATCACTTGCCGGATGAACACACCGCCCTTGCGGTTGACGGGTTAAATCTGTACTACGGCAGCAAGCAGGCACTGTGTGATATCTCTGTGCGCATCCCCAAACATCGGGTAACGGCGTTAATCGGCCCGTCCGGCTGTGGTAAATCAACATTATTGCGCTGTTTTAACCGCATGAATGACCTGGTGGATCATTGCCGTATCGAAGGGGATATCTGCTTGCAGGGGATGCGCATCAATGACCCGGCGCTGGAGGTTTCAACGCTGCGCCGTCGGGTTGGCATGGTGTTTCAGCGCCCGAATCCGTTTCCTAAATCTATCTATGAGAATGTGATTTACGGCTTGCGGCTGCAAGGGGTTAAAGCGCGCCGCTTACTGGATGAAACGGTGGAAAGCGCGCTGCGGTCAGCGGCATTATGGCATGAAGTCAAAGACCGGTTAGGGGATAATGCGTTGACGCTCTCCAGCGGTCAGCAGCAGCGGCTGGTGATTGCCAGGGCCATTGCGATTGAACCTGAGGTGTTGTTGTTAGATGAACCGACCTCGGCATTAGATCCTATTTCAACGCTGGTTATCGAAGAACTGATGGGCGCGCTGAAACACCGCTTCACGCTAGTGTTAGTGACACATAACATGCAGCAGGCTGCCCGGGTTTCTGATTACACCGCGTTTATTCACCACGGCCGTTTAATTGAATACAACGAAACAGACCGGTTATTTACCGCTCCGTCCGATCGCCGGACAGAAGACTATATTACGGGGCGTTTTGGTTAA
- a CDS encoding YolA family protein codes for MRISTKISFTLGMVVAALSPVYAQSVEEPVQTVITALDSPLADNPLYARSEQNTASAEHGPLRAPAPALSSVRVYSVYSAQKGGWQAVPSGTFSLSGYTGGTLRIAVLETGYGGNRIGWINGGQTSPYQVNAVCIVNGRYTETCPAGTIVSGWMAYFNADNLSSVVFRYQSTSINSPNRTLSTSLNIQ; via the coding sequence ATGAGAATATCTACAAAAATAAGTTTTACTCTGGGCATGGTTGTCGCAGCACTGTCTCCCGTTTATGCACAATCCGTTGAAGAGCCGGTACAGACCGTCATTACGGCGCTCGACTCGCCGTTGGCTGATAACCCGCTGTATGCGCGTTCAGAACAGAATACTGCTTCTGCTGAACACGGCCCGCTGCGTGCGCCAGCCCCGGCATTAAGTTCGGTGCGCGTCTATTCGGTCTATTCGGCACAAAAAGGCGGCTGGCAGGCTGTGCCGTCGGGCACCTTCTCGCTGAGCGGTTACACCGGTGGTACATTGCGTATTGCGGTGCTGGAAACGGGATACGGTGGTAATCGCATTGGCTGGATTAACGGCGGGCAAACCAGCCCGTATCAGGTGAATGCGGTGTGTATCGTGAATGGTCGTTATACCGAAACCTGCCCGGCGGGCACTATCGTTTCTGGCTGGATGGCCTATTTTAATGCCGATAACCTGTCATCGGTTGTATTCCGTTATCAATCAACCTCAATTAATTCCCCTAACCGCACATTGAGTACCTCGCTCAATATTCAGTAA